From Nicotiana tabacum cultivar K326 chromosome 20, ASM71507v2, whole genome shotgun sequence, one genomic window encodes:
- the LOC107792728 gene encoding E3 ubiquitin-protein ligase MPSR1 has translation MASESESAATEASSFIENLINSRNRNFSLFLPFILAFSNSSISTTPVQDSADPDNETQESTTPSTFLDRIILINPLTQGMVVIENRSSSLNFESFLSDLLGKDGQPPASKASIEALLNVEICENGECVICLEEWGVGGGDVVVKEMPCKHRFHGNCIEKWLKIHGSCPVCRYKMPEEEGDLNNKSENRGRRREIWLSFGIGNDRRSENNQTVSANSSSENEHDHEPEV, from the coding sequence ATGGCTTCAGAATCAGAATCAGCAGCTACTGAGGCATCATCATTCATTGAAAATTTGATCAATTCAAGAAACAGaaacttttctttgtttttaccCTTTATTTTAGCTTTCTCAAACTCATCAATTTCAACAACCCCAGTTCAAGATTCAGCAGACCCAGATAATGAAACACAAGAATCAACAACCCCATCTACTTTTCTTGATCGAATTATACTCATAAACCCTTTAACCCAAGGCATGGTTGTGATAGAAAACCGGTCTTCCTCTTTGAATTTTGAGTCTTTTTTGAGTGATTTGTTGGGAAAAGATGGTCAGCCACCTGCTTCGAAAGCATCAATTGAAGCACTTCTAAATGTGGAAATTTGTGAAAATGGGGAGTGTGTGATATGTTTAGAGGAGTGGGGTGTTGGTGGTGGTGACGTGGTGGTTAAAGAAATGCCATGTAAGCATAGATTTCATGGGAATTGTATTGAAAAGTGGCTGAAAATTCATGGGTCATGTCCTGTTTGTAGATATAAGATGCCTGAAGAAGAAGGTGATTTGAATAATAAGAGTGAAAATAGAGGGAGAAGGAGAGAGATTTGGTTGAGTTTTGGTATAGGAAATGATAGGAGAAGTGAGAATAATCAAACAGTTTCAGCTAATTCCAGTTCGGAGAATGAACATGATCATGAACCAGAGGTTTAA